The Polypterus senegalus isolate Bchr_013 chromosome 9, ASM1683550v1, whole genome shotgun sequence genome includes a window with the following:
- the tmem231 gene encoding transmembrane protein 231, protein MAIYEVYSHPALLRYKTSICTKATLFLLIVLGLTYIPPLLVTYKSQGFWIKLSTYEEQPVVKFQYQILMIATTSINGDYVAWSTFQNLNNLLGDSLRIPSVSVMEEDKNQDGKYDQMTFKLQLPLQSTEQVYSVNLILGFSYSLFRMSTFVMQSMAYIQHSSPLPGSLLYVNGDLKLQQRQPLSHRGLDTRYNVSVINGSSPFASAYDLTNIIGNYQERNVSTVLSWPSPLWMTGRAANSPFVISAVIRYPVEIITYQPGFWEMIKFAWIQYVSVLLIFLWVFERIKIFVFQNQVLPTVAVPVVKQHQS, encoded by the exons ATGGCCATATATGAAGTTTACTCGCACCCAGCTTTGTTACGTTACAAAACTAGTATCTGTACAAAGGCGACGCTGTTCTTGCTGATTGTCTTGGGACTCACTTACATCCCTCCTCTGCTGGTTACTTATAAAAGTCAAG GATTCTGGATTAAACTGAGTACATATGAAGAGCAACCAGTTGTCAAATTTCAGTACCAGATTTTAATGATCGCAACAACCAGTATCAATGGAGACTATGTTGCTTGGAGTAcatttcaaaatcttaacaatcTACTGGGTGATAGCCTCAGAATACCTTCAGTGTCT gtAATGGAGGAAGATAAAAACCAGGATGGAAAATATgaccaaatgacatttaaattgCAGCTTCCTTTGCAGTCCACAGAGCAAGTTTACAGTGTTAATCTTATTCTTGGATTTTCATACAGCCTTTTT AGAATGTCCACCTTTGTAATGCAGAGCATGGCATACATCCAGCACTCCTCTCCCCTCCCTGGAtctttactgtatgtaaatggGGACTTGAAACTACAGCAGCGACAGCCGTTGAGCCATAGAGGCCTGGATACCAGATATAAT GTTTCAGTAATTAATGGAAGCAGTCCATTTGCAAGTGCTTATGACCTTACCAACATTATTGGAAACTACCAGGAAAGAAATG TGTCTACAGTGCTTTCGTGGCCAAGTCCTTTGTGGATGACTGGTCGTGCTGCTAATTCTCCATTTGTAATAAGTGCTGTCATTAGATATCCAGTTGAAATCATTAC ATATCAGCCTGGCTTCTGGGAAATGATCAAGTTTGCTTGGATTCAATATGTCAgtgtattacttatattccttTGGGTGTTTGAGAGAATCAAGATCTTTGTGTTCCAAAATCAGGTCTTACCTACAGTAGCAGTCCCTGTTGTCAAACAGCATCAGTCCTAA